Sequence from the Burkholderia cepacia genome:
ATGATCGACATGCGTAAGCCTCGCATTTGCTTCAGTCGTCAAAGCGCTTACTTTACTATCAAGCCTGGCAAAGAGGCGTCAATCTCAATGGCTAGATGCTCGCACGTGTAATCGTCGACAACGTTCCATAGGCCATCCCGTCGGGGAAGAAGCCCATCGACCAACTCAGGTAAGTGTTCATTGGAAGCGACGTTCGACGGCCACAACACCGGTGTCGCCGCTTGCGCACGCTCAATCCCGCCTTGTTGTACAGCCGCCAGACGCGCCTGTCCGGCCAGCCAGGCTCTTTCCATTACAACGGCACATGAAGCCATAGCGGCGCTTGTATGCAGCGATGACCACCATCCGCTTAGTCAGTACTTCATCACCGACTCGGGTGTAATTCGTAGTGAAACAGCAAACGCGAGATTTCTACCTGCCCGAAGACCTAGATGAAATCCATGGCGCTTTCGGTCGTCCGTGTCCCGGCCGCTTCGTTCCTGGCCTGAGGTCTTGCCACTACGGAGAGATCATTCGGATACGGTTGCTTCATTGCTTGATGTTCCGAATTCGCAAAGAACGATGCGCACTAAGTCCGTTCTTTTCATGGCAGTGCCATGCCGCCAACGCACACTGGTGCTCGTCATCGCAATGGCAAGCTTCATTTGAGTCGTATCAGCGCGCCAACAGCGATACGTTGTCGGCGACAACAAGGGGATCATCATGACACCGTCGCTCGGTGGCGTTGTGGAAGCACACCGTATCAAAATGCAGCCAAGTCGCCTTTGGTTTGGGAGTCGCGCACTGTTTCTGACGAACGTCAACCCGAGCGTCGCATGCACGAAACTTGAACGCCCCACGGAGCATGCGCAGCCACATCCGACCCGCTCAGCCGGAGGCCACACCGTGACGGTTCCACTACCACCCTTGCTTCGCGCAATGATCAAACCGCTGGTGCGGCTCGCCTGCGCCGCGCTCCTCGTAGGTGCCTCAACCGCGCGCGGGGAAGAAATGGCGGTCTGCTACAACTGCCCGCCCGAATGGGCCGACTGGGCCGCGCAGATCGCGGCGATCAAGCAGAAGACCGGCATCCGCGTGCCGTTCGACAACAAGAACTCGGGCCAGTCGATCGCGCAGCTGATCGCCGAGCAGAAGAGCCCGGTCGCCGACGTCGTCTACCTCGGCGTGTCGTCGGCGTTCCAGGCGAAGGACAAGGGCGTGATCGCGCCGTACAAGCCCGCGCACTGGAACGACATTCCCGCGAACCTGAAGGACCCGCAAGGCTACTGGTTCGCGATCCACTCGGGCACGCTCGGCTTCTTCGTGAACAAGGACGCGCTCGACGGCAAGCCGGTGCCGCGCTCGTGGGCCGACCTGCTGAAGCCGGAATACAAGGGCATGGTCGGCTATCTCGACCCGTCGAGCGCGTTCGTCGGCTATGCGGGCGCGGTGGCCGTGAACCAGGCGCTCGGCGGCAGCCTCGACAACTTCAAGCCGGCGCTCGACTGGTTCAGGAAGCTGAAGGCGAACGCGCCGATCGTACCGAAGCAGACCGCGTACGCGCGCGTGCTGTCGGGCGAGATCCCGATCCTGCTCGACTACGACTTCGATGCGTATCGCGCGAAGTACAAGGACAGCGCGAACGTCGAGTTCGTGATTCCGAAGGAAGGCACGATTGCGGTGCCGTACGTGATGAGTCTCGTGAAGGGCGCACCGCACGACGCGAACGGCAGGAAGGTGCTCGATTTCGTGCTGTCCGACGAAGGCCAGAAGCTGTGGGCCAACGCGTACCTGCGTCCGGTGCGCGCACAGGCGCTCGGCGCCGACATCGCGTCGAAGTTCCTGCCGGCGAGCGAATACGCCCGCGCGAAACCGGTCGACTTCGGCAAGATGGCGGCCGGCCAGCAGGCATTCGGCCAGCAGTACCTGCAGGTGATGCAGTAAAGCGGCAGGACGCAACCGATGCTCGACCTGACTTTCCCGCTGCGCTGGCGCGTCGCGCTCGTCGCGCCGGCGCTGGCGGTGTTCGCCGCGTTCTGGCTGCTGCCGATGGCGGCGCTCGTCCAGGTGTCCG
This genomic interval carries:
- a CDS encoding ABC transporter substrate-binding protein, whose protein sequence is MIKPLVRLACAALLVGASTARGEEMAVCYNCPPEWADWAAQIAAIKQKTGIRVPFDNKNSGQSIAQLIAEQKSPVADVVYLGVSSAFQAKDKGVIAPYKPAHWNDIPANLKDPQGYWFAIHSGTLGFFVNKDALDGKPVPRSWADLLKPEYKGMVGYLDPSSAFVGYAGAVAVNQALGGSLDNFKPALDWFRKLKANAPIVPKQTAYARVLSGEIPILLDYDFDAYRAKYKDSANVEFVIPKEGTIAVPYVMSLVKGAPHDANGRKVLDFVLSDEGQKLWANAYLRPVRAQALGADIASKFLPASEYARAKPVDFGKMAAGQQAFGQQYLQVMQ